The genomic stretch GTGGGCGAGTCGCGGACAACGCGCCTTCTGACTGGTGATCCCGTTTCATGGGGCGGGCGGTCATGAGCGGGCCTTGAACACCCACAGCTTCGCGCTGACGAAGTTGACCGTCATGCCCGCGAGCGATCCGACCGCGACAGCGATGAGCGGCAGCAGCGCGCTTTTGGGCAACAGCAGGATCGTCGCACTGTACGCAGCGTAGTTGACGGCGCCGCCACCCAGCATTGCGAACAGGTAATGCCACCACTCGGCCCACGCTGACTTGTTGCTGCCTTCGACGAATGTGAAGCGGCGGTTGATCTGCCATGTCGACCAGACGGCCGCGATGAACGACACCGCACGGCCGACGAAATAGCCCGCGCCGAGCGCGAGCATGCCGTACAGCACGCCGGCATCGACGAGGAGGCCGACTACGCCGGCAATTGCGAAGCGCAGCAGTTCGCGCTTCATTCGACGAGCCGTCCCGCGGCGGACGTGGCCATTGCAGCCGCGCGTTGCGTGCCGGGCGCCGGAACGGCGAGGTACGCGAGACGCTTCACTTCCGCGCGGCCATGCGTGACGGTGTCGAGGATCACCCCGCACACGAGAAAGAGCGCCGCGAAGATCATGAGCCCGG from Paraburkholderia phymatum STM815 encodes the following:
- a CDS encoding GtrA family protein, coding for MKRELLRFAIAGVVGLLVDAGVLYGMLALGAGYFVGRAVSFIAAVWSTWQINRRFTFVEGSNKSAWAEWWHYLFAMLGGGAVNYAAYSATILLLPKSALLPLIAVAVGSLAGMTVNFVSAKLWVFKARS